A single genomic interval of Camelina sativa cultivar DH55 chromosome 11, Cs, whole genome shotgun sequence harbors:
- the LOC109127188 gene encoding uncharacterized protein At4g18257-like, with protein MGGEEETKKRVVTESLGWLTESSIMPKKQRAIEGVGPSSIMELKAQLYNSQEEAKLTKDLNGSDAQYHRAKERIAAKDSFSAKNSGVESRNLKDKLEHKAVKEGAVSYAALEKKAQLYEKLVRGELSDEEGEEKYCVDFFRKGIEHEDPKPSRSYNSSISAPPEDLKHDDEDDGSLFSTKFAGLGRAIGTTDVGQHVRMVREVHEEVNQEREKATELKQKRQEQATNRREKLKQAYLRKQLEKLKAQRQLQQEQQQEQKS; from the exons atgggaggcgaagaggagacgaagaagagagtGGTAACTGAATCGCTGGGATGGTTAACGGAATCTTCGATTATGCCAAAGAAGCAGCGCGCCATCGAAGGTGTAGGTCCTTCTTCGATCATGGAGCTTAAAGCTCAGCTCTATAATTCTCAGGAAGAAGCTAAACTGACCAAGGATTTGAACGGATCCGATGCTCAGTACCATCGCGCTAAAGAAAGGATTGCCGCGAAAGACTCTTTCTCCGCGAAAAACTCCGGCGTCGAGAGTCGCAATCTTAA GGACAAGCTTGAGCACAAAGCCGTTAAAGAAGGAGCAGTTAGTTATGCAGCATTGGAGAAAAAGGCTCAGTTGTATGAGAAACTTGTTAGAGGAGAGCTATCTgacgaagaaggtgaagagAAGTACTGTGTTGATTTCTTCAGGAAAGGAATTGAACATGAAGATCCAAAACCATCGAGGAGTTACAACAGTTCCATTTCAGCACCGCCTGAAGATTTAaaacatgatgatgaagacgacggTTCGCTGTTTAGCACCAAATTTGCTGGACTTGGACGAGCAATTGGGACAACTGATGTAGGTCAGCATGTGCGCATGGTCAG GGAAGTTCATGAAGAAGTGAATCAAGAGAGGGAAAAGGCAACTGAGTTGAAGCAAAAGAGACAAGAACAGGCAACAAATCGTCGGGAGAAACTCAAACAAGCTTATCTACGGAAGCAGCTCGAGAAACTGAAGGCCCAACGACAActacaacaagaacaacaacaagagcaaaaatcttga
- the LOC104723250 gene encoding LEAF RUST 10 DISEASE-RESISTANCE LOCUS RECEPTOR-LIKE PROTEIN KINASE-like 2.4 has protein sequence MTERLPLILLLASHLFVSGVFSTSILTIENKCNTTIWPVLFSWRSQVSTTGFTLKSGEARDIQAPSSWYGLISARTLCSNDLTGKFTCATGDCESGVTECRRHYDWASVTYVLFRIDDDGINSYSISVEYGYNLPLKVVPSIPTCISSGCMVDLSKTCPDNLKKFVGGNLVACNSACREDNSQENCCTRYFNSKQTCKPTQYVENFGRACPFAYSYAFNDNNSTFTCSNSTDYVITFCPSSIPNITGSSMAPLPEPKHNSQRMLKPIIGVAAALPVLIIIIVVAVVVRAKNAKRKSELSDENIEAVVMLKRYSFQQVKKMTNSFAHVLGKGGFGIVYKGKLPDKSGRDIALKILKESQGNGEEFINELVSMSRASHVNIVSLFGFCYEGNHRAIIYEFMPNGSLDKFISENMSTKKDWTALYNIAVGVARGLEYLHNSCVSKIVHFDIKPQNILIDEDFCPKISDFGLAKLGKRKESIISMLDARGTVGYIAPEMFSKNYGGVSHKSDVYSYGMVVLEMIGATKREEVETSTSNKSSVYFPDWVYDDLERKETMRRLEDHIIEEEDEKTVKKMTLVGLWCIQNTPSNRPPMRKVVEMLEGNLEALQVPPKAPLNLHVVTAWENAEDSLESSTLSLLERKPPSTCQYTPGEATRIL, from the exons ATGACGGAGAGATTGCCATTGATTCTCCTCCTTGCTTCACACTTGTTCGTATCAG GAGTGTTTTCCACGAGCATCCTTACCATAGAGAACAAATGCAATACCACAATTTGGCCAGTCCTCTTTTCATGGCGGTcacaagtctccaccaccggCTTCACTCTCAAAAGCGGAGAGGCGCGTGACATACAAGCGCCTTCTTCATGGTACGGTCTTATCTCGGCCAGGACGCTCTGCTCCAACGATTTAACAGGAAAATTCACGTGCGCCACGGGAGACTGCGAATCCGGCGTGACCGAGTGTCGTCGCCATTACGATTGGGCTTCGGTGACTTACGTCTTATTTAGAATCGATGACGACGGAATCAACAGCTATAGCATCAGCGTCGAGTACGGTTACAACCTTCCACTAAAGGTTGTTCCATCAATCCCGACATGTATCAGCTCAGGTTGTATGGTTGACTTGAGCAAGACATGTCCAGATAATCTTAAGAAATTTGTCGGGGGAAATCTAGTCGCCTGCAATAGCGCATGTCGAGAAGACAACTCCCAGGAGAACTGTTGCACTCGTTACTTCAACTCAAAACAAACTTGCAAGCCTACACAGTACGTGGAGAACTTCGGCCGCGCTTGCCCATTCGCCTATAGCTACGCCTTCAACGACAATAATAGCACCTTCACATGCTCAAATTCAACTGACTACGTGATCACGTTTTgcccctcctccattcccaacATCACCGG AAGCTCGATGGCTCCATTACCAGAACCAAAAC ATAATTCTCAACGGATGTTAAAACCCATAATTG GAGTCGCAGCAGCTTTACCTGTGTTGATCATTATTATTGTGGTTGCGGTAGTTGTGAGAGCAAAGAATGcgaaaagaaaaagtgaattaAGTGACGAGAACATTGAAGCGGTTGTGATGTTGAAGAGATATAGTTTTCAACAAGTCAAGAAGATGACAAACTCGTTTGCTCATGTTCTAGGGAAAGGAGGATTTGGCATTGTCTATAAAGGAAAACTACCCGATAAGAGCGGCCGAGATATTGCACTGAAGATCTTGAAAGAGTCACAAGGAAATGGAGAGGAGTTCATCAATGAACTAGTTAGCATGAGCAGAGCATCTCATGTTAATATCGTTTCTCTCTTTGGATTTTGCTATGAAGGGAACCACAGAGCTATAATTTATGAGTTCATGCCGAATGGATCGCTTGACAAGTTTATTTCCGAGAATATGTCAACAAAGAAAGACTGGACAGCTTTATACAATATTGCGGTAGGTGTTGCTCGCGGGTTAGAGTACTTGCACAATAGTTGTGTATCCAAGATTGTGCATTTTGATATAAAGCCTCAGAATATACTCATAGACGAAGACTTTTGTCCAAAGATTTCGGATTTCGGCCTTGCGAAGCTCGGCAAACGAAAAGAAAGTATCATATCCATGTTAGATGCAAGAGGGACCGTAGGGTATATTGCTCCTGAAATGTTTTCCAAAAACTATGGAGGAGTTTCACATAAGTCAGATGTGTATAGTTATGGAATGGTGGTTCTTGAGATGATCGGGgcaacaaaaagagaagaagtagaaactTCTACGTCCAATAAAAGTTCAGTTTACTTTCCAGATTGGGTCTATGACGATCTTGAGAGGAAAGAAACCATGAGACGTTTAGAAGATCATATAAtcgaagaagaggatgagaagACAGTTAAGAAAATGACATTAGTGGGTTTGTGGTGTATACAGAATACTCCATCTAATCGTCCACCAATGAGAAAAGTTGTTGAAATGTTAGAGGGAAATCTAGAAGCTCTACAGGTTCCACCTAAGGCTCCCTTGAATTTACACGTTGTAACAGCTTGGGAAAATGCTGAAGATAGTCTGGAGTCTTCGACACTAAGCTTGTTAGagagaaaacctccttcgaCTTGCCAATATACTCCAGGCGAGGCAACAAGAATTTTGTGA
- the LOC104723251 gene encoding thaumatin-like protein 1b yields MAERLPMIFLFALHLLVSGVFSMSILTIENKCNHTVWPVIFSWNVDSQVSPTGFALRRGEARAIQTPSSWYGLISGRTLCSTDSTGKFSCATGDCESGKIECPGSYSWAPVTYVYFRIDNGGINSYTISVEYGYNLPVMVVPSQRSRTCISAGCDVELNKTCPKDLMIMSRGTPVACSSTCMESNTPETCCTRDFKSKQNCKPTVYTQNFERACPLAHVYAYDDNNSTVTCLNSTDYVITFCPSSNPNKTK; encoded by the exons ATGGCGGAAAGGTTGCCAATGATTTTCCTCTTTGCTTTACATTTGTTAGTATCGG GAGTGTTTTCCATGAGTATACTTACCATAGAGAACAAGTGCAATCACACAGTTTGGCCAGTTATCTTCTCATGGAACGTGGACTCACAGGTCTCCCCAACAGGCTTCGCTCTCAGGAGAGGTGAGGCGCGAGCCATACAGACGCCATCTTCATGGTACGGTCTTATCTCGGGTAGGACGCTATGCTCCACCGACTCAACAGGAAAATTCTCTTGCGCCACAGGAGACTGCGAATCCGGCAAGATTGAGTGTCCCGGCTCATACAGTTGGGCTCCGGTGACTTATGTCTACTTTAGAATTGATAATGGTGGCATCAACAGCTACACCATCAGTGTTGAATACGGTTACAACCTTCCAGTAATGGTGGTCCCTTCACAGCGTAGCCGGACATGTATCAGCGCCGGTTGTGATGTTGAACTGAACAAGACTTGTCCAAAAGATCTTATGATAATGTCCAGAGGAACTCCAGTCGCATGTAGTAGCACGTGCATGGAATCTAATACTCCGGAGACTTGTTGCACCCGCGACTTCAAGTCAAAGCAAAACTGCAAGCCGACGGTATACACGCAAAACTTCGAGCGAGCTTGCCCACTCGCTCATGTATACGCCTATGACGATAATAATAGCACCGTTACATGCCTCAACTCTACTGACTATGTCATCACGTTTTGCCCTTCCTCTAATCCAAACAAAACCAAGTAG